Proteins encoded by one window of Sphaerodactylus townsendi isolate TG3544 linkage group LG04, MPM_Stown_v2.3, whole genome shotgun sequence:
- the LOC125430589 gene encoding myeloid-associated differentiation marker homolog produces the protein MAIFELNPRSLISPLGIVRFFEIFFACTAFSLVAVHYSYNGSTGDWCMFTWCFCFAVTFLILLAEFIGLTQSLPLSWPDFTSAFSMLAALMIFTTSVVYPSVFIKSNCSGTVCGYKGAATAMSILCFIAYAIEVGITRAKSGEVSSFLATVPGLLKVFEAFVACLIFSLLEKTAYQSLPGLQWCVAVYCICFIVTTLIIILTVGRCLATLPFPLEKVLVGFNILAVLMYLTATFVWPIYSFRNYSRPQPCNSCVWDYRLGVTFLTIFNLIAYVVDLVYSSKMVFVTTPA, from the coding sequence ATGGCAATCTTTGAGCTGAACCCCCGCTCCCTGATCTCCCCGCTGGGCATTGTCCGCTTCTTTGAGATTTTCTTTGCTTGCACGGCCTTCAGCTTGGTTGCCGTCCATTACAGCTACAACGGTTCCACTGGAGACTGGTGCATGTTCACTTGGTGTTTCTGCTTCGCCGTCACCTTCCTCATCCTCTTGGCAGAGTTCATCGGCTTGACACAGTCGCTGCCTCTCTCCTGGCCGGACTTCACCTCTGCCTTCTCCATGCTGGCCGCTCTCATGATCTTCACCACCTCCGTGGTCTACCCGTCGGTCTTCATAAAATCCAACTGCTCGGGCACGGTGTGCGGCTACAAAGGCGCAGCCACGGCCATGTCTATCCTCTGCTTCATCGCTTACGCCATCGAAGTGGGAATCACCCGAGCCAAATCCGGTGAGGTCAGCAGCTTCCTGGCAACTGTTCCTGGCCTTTTGAAGGTGTTTGAGGCCTTCGTGGCCTGCCTCATCTTCTCCTTGTTAGAGAAAACGGCGTATCAGTCCCTTCCTGGCCTCCAGTGGTGCGTGGCTGTCTACTGCATCTGCTTCATTGTCACGACACTCATCATCATCCTCACCGTGGGACGTTGCCTTGCCACTTTGCCCTTCCCTTTGGAGAAGGTCTTGGTGGGCTTCAACATCTTGGCTGTGCTCATGTACTTAACAGCGACTTTTGTGTGGCCCATCTATAGTTTCAGGAATTACTCAAGACCTCAGCCATGCAATTCTTGTGTCTGGGACTACCGTCTCGGTGTGACTTTCCTGACTATATTCAACCTCATTGCCTACGTTGTGGATCTGGTCTACTCCTCCAAGATGGTCTTTGTGACCACACCGGCATAG